A genomic segment from Gemmatimonadota bacterium encodes:
- a CDS encoding winged helix DNA-binding domain-containing protein, translated as MSILTKSKLFPMLPEDVRGRVTESHRLSPSSRLKNRKQAGEFILERCFVSVFSGTELPSIQEAIDGRADLPGNGNRISTGPGIASIWLSDLPEAVPCLFGTFVKRRPTLVARKHWAALLAMEGEGFQGARENNRISPAAFRLADCIERDGPATGQALRDRLAGSACMDRRTFRRALLELEKLWLIVPGRTGRPGRNIHDTASCVWELTKRWVPDDIEREAASMTRRHAMRSLIVGAVDSAGAVDEQAVYRWFGWPRSMTGALMNEALSAAACYRVDGPNPVIISSTLAESGQARSGVLRPR; from the coding sequence ATGTCCATTCTAACCAAGTCGAAGCTGTTTCCCATGTTGCCCGAGGATGTCCGCGGGCGCGTGACCGAAAGCCACCGTCTTTCACCGTCCAGCCGGCTCAAGAACAGGAAGCAGGCCGGGGAGTTCATCCTGGAACGGTGTTTCGTCTCGGTTTTTTCCGGAACGGAACTTCCCAGCATCCAGGAGGCGATAGACGGCAGGGCCGATCTTCCCGGTAATGGAAACCGGATAAGCACGGGACCGGGTATCGCCAGCATCTGGCTGAGCGACCTGCCGGAAGCCGTTCCCTGTCTCTTCGGCACCTTCGTCAAGCGCAGACCCACGCTGGTCGCCCGGAAGCACTGGGCGGCCCTGCTGGCCATGGAAGGGGAAGGGTTCCAGGGCGCCCGGGAGAACAACCGGATATCCCCGGCGGCTTTCCGCCTGGCCGACTGCATCGAGCGGGACGGTCCCGCCACGGGACAGGCGCTGCGCGATCGTCTCGCCGGATCGGCCTGCATGGACAGGCGAACCTTCCGCAGGGCTTTGCTGGAACTCGAAAAGCTGTGGCTGATCGTTCCCGGACGGACCGGCCGGCCTGGAAGGAACATCCATGACACGGCTTCATGCGTGTGGGAACTGACGAAGCGGTGGGTGCCCGACGACATCGAGCGGGAAGCCGCCTCCATGACCCGCCGGCACGCCATGCGCAGCCTGATCGTGGGCGCCGTGGACTCCGCGGGGGCCGTCGACGAGCAGGCGGTCTACCGATGGTTCGGCTGGCCCCGGTCCATGACGGGCGCCCTCATGAACGAAGCCCTGTCGGCTGCGGCGTGCTACCGGGTGGACGGTCCTAATCCAGTGATCATATCGAGCACGCTGGCCGAATCTGGCCAGGCGCGTAGCGGGGTTTTGCGCCCGCGGTAG
- a CDS encoding DNA methyltransferase — protein sequence MRLYHDDDQVRLWLGDARDMDPIPDRCAGLVLTCPPWWDGGDYGHPDQIGFGQTYPDFLASLSRVWAHCLRCLMPGRAIVVWIADLLWREEPVALVADTHRGLREAGFQYEATWYWFEPGKKPRKEAADVRLPLGCRPKVHAETILVYRKPGEPGPPAPGVMEKSRVPEEAWQAGRQAVWTPDENLEDPYRRLIRLWSYAGETVLDPFAGQGAIALAARSLERRCVTVELNPESCRHIAALLAAPHMPCSASRRRR from the coding sequence ATGCGTCTTTACCACGATGACGACCAGGTCCGGCTCTGGCTGGGCGACGCGCGCGATATGGACCCGATTCCCGACAGGTGCGCCGGCCTGGTGCTGACCTGCCCGCCGTGGTGGGACGGCGGCGACTATGGTCACCCCGACCAGATCGGATTCGGCCAGACCTATCCCGACTTCCTGGCTTCCCTCTCCAGGGTGTGGGCGCACTGCCTCCGCTGCCTGATGCCCGGCAGGGCGATCGTCGTATGGATCGCCGACCTGCTCTGGCGGGAGGAGCCGGTCGCGCTGGTGGCGGACACGCACCGCGGCCTCCGGGAGGCCGGATTTCAGTACGAGGCCACCTGGTACTGGTTCGAGCCGGGGAAGAAACCGAGGAAGGAAGCGGCGGACGTTCGGCTGCCGCTGGGATGCCGGCCCAAGGTGCACGCCGAGACGATCCTGGTCTACCGGAAGCCCGGCGAACCCGGGCCGCCGGCGCCTGGCGTCATGGAGAAGAGCCGTGTGCCCGAGGAAGCATGGCAGGCGGGCCGACAGGCCGTATGGACGCCCGACGAAAACCTGGAAGACCCTTACAGGCGCTTGATCCGCCTCTGGTCATACGCGGGCGAAACGGTCCTGGATCCCTTTGCAGGCCAGGGAGCCATTGCCCTCGCCGCGCGGTCGCTGGAACGGCGCTGCGTCACGGTGGAGCTGAATCCCGAATCCTGCCGCCATATCGCCGCGCTCCTCGCGGCGCCTCACATGCCGTGTTCGGCCAGCAGGCGCCGCAGGTAG
- a CDS encoding TIM barrel protein, translating into MIKLGCMSLSYGHAMQEGRMDLFEFIDRARELELDGIDIHTRALASEDDAYLGDVRMRCLQRGLAISYLGISNNFGKPAGEISAEIEMVNHWIDVAARMHVPMVRIFAAWDRDDTPAYVTWSRMIYAISEVVAYGTSRGVAVGLHNHNHGCVTRTGDDVIRILNQVDHPGFTHILDTGQYAGSPGASGRRGDPDPAYDFYGSMEKSAPHAVHVRAKFYRVQSGEEVWLDYPRILGILKNVGFNGWMSVVYEGQDVEAEETAVPKAVAYLRRLLAEHGM; encoded by the coding sequence GTGATCAAACTCGGGTGCATGTCCCTCAGCTACGGCCACGCCATGCAGGAAGGCCGCATGGACCTCTTCGAGTTCATCGATCGCGCGCGCGAGCTGGAACTCGACGGGATCGACATCCATACCAGGGCGCTGGCGTCGGAGGACGACGCGTATCTGGGGGACGTCCGCATGCGATGCCTGCAACGGGGGCTGGCCATCTCCTACCTGGGCATAAGCAACAACTTCGGGAAGCCGGCCGGGGAGATCTCCGCGGAAATCGAGATGGTAAACCACTGGATCGACGTGGCCGCGCGGATGCACGTGCCGATGGTGCGCATCTTCGCCGCGTGGGACCGGGACGATACGCCCGCCTACGTCACCTGGTCCCGCATGATCTATGCGATTTCGGAGGTCGTCGCCTACGGGACCTCGCGGGGCGTCGCCGTGGGACTGCACAACCACAACCACGGCTGCGTGACCCGCACGGGCGACGACGTCATACGGATCCTGAACCAGGTGGACCACCCCGGTTTCACGCACATACTGGACACGGGCCAGTACGCCGGATCACCGGGCGCCTCGGGCAGAAGAGGCGACCCCGACCCCGCCTACGATTTCTATGGCAGCATGGAGAAAAGCGCGCCCCACGCCGTGCACGTCAGGGCGAAATTCTACCGCGTCCAGTCCGGCGAAGAGGTGTGGCTGGACTATCCCCGCATTCTCGGGATCCTGAAGAACGTCGGGTTCAACGGCTGGATGTCGGTCGTCTATGAAGGACAGGACGTCGAGGCCGAGGAGACCGCGGTGCCCAAGGCCGTCGCCTACCTGCGGCGCCTGCTGGCCGAACACGGCATGTGA